Proteins encoded within one genomic window of Trichoderma asperellum chromosome 2, complete sequence:
- a CDS encoding uncharacterized protein (EggNog:ENOG41): MIQTSIITGQQARLASRSNAHTTSTSGLAPGYLQANLIILPSRYASDFRNLCARNPVPCPLIAESATTGCGDAVISHINTLRGDEILGKGSDLRRDAPRYMVYKDSKLEKSHCSDITEEWTSDHVAFLIGCSYSFEAELTAAGLPPRQLVLGRNVPMYRTTLRLCPSGVFRGATYVVSMRPYKRRDIEMVRSITRRFGATHGEPLDWGWEAVERLGIEDIDAPEWGDAPMDGDGKRAFGRARAEGGGECEDEEIPVFWGCGVTPQEAVMRAGLEGVVMAHAPGHMLVLDARDEDIAR, from the coding sequence atgaTTCAAACTTCGATAATAACTGGGCAACAAGCCCGACTTGCATCACGAAGCAATGCACACACGACATCAACGTCAGGCCTGGCACCTGGATATTTACAAGCAAATCTTATTATCTTGCCGTCACGGTACGCAAGCGATTTCCGCAACCTCTGTGCTAGAAACCCCGTCCCATGCCCCCTAATCGCCGAGTCTGCAACCACCGGATGCGGTGACGCGGTGATATCCCATATCAACACCCTTCGCGGCGATGAAATTCTCGGTAAAGGGAGTGACCTAAGGCGAGACGCACCGCGATATATGGTGTACAAGGATTCGAAGTTGGAGAAGAGCCACTGCAGCGATATTACAGAGGAGTGGACGAGCGATCATGTTGCGTTTCTGATCGGCTGCTCATATTCCTTTGAGGCTGAGCTGACTGCGGCTGGACTCCCGCCACGACAACTGGTGCTAGGGAGGAACGTGCCCATGTATAGAACGACTCTACGGTTGTGTCCGTCTGGGGTGTTTCGAGGAGCCACGTACGTTGTGTCTATGAGGCCGTACAAGAGACGGGATATCGAGATGGTGAGGAGCATCACAAGGAGGTTTGGGGCTACACATGGGGAGCCGCTGGATTGGGGGTGGGAGGCGGTGGAGAGGCTTGGGATTGAGGATATTGATGCGCCAGAATGGGGGGATGCGCcgatggatggagatgggaagCGAGCGTTTGGACGGGCGAGAGCCGAAGGTGGAGGTGAGtgtgaagacgaagagattCCGGTGTTTTGGGGCTGTGGAGTGACGCCGCAGGAGGCGGTGATGAGAGCCGGGCTGGAGGGGGTGGTGATGGCTCATGCGCCGGGACATATGCTGGTGTTGGATGCTCGAGATGAGGATATCGCAAGGTGA
- a CDS encoding uncharacterized protein (EggNog:ENOG41), protein MEEPLLGDSVKTSCERCRRRKIKCDRKRPCTRCAKAGTECILQGIGEKQRPVSKSYIQALEGQITALEQVIRKLAVADNAERDQIISDLSLTTGAANVSSSDGGQADPKSDPSLAAARVRSGQLRRLRGDNAAQFFGGTSLLQIHFSKDSSSSSPAAASAVGIESLAISTEGSNANNSQNIVNNSVDVGDLYGYLDDYGLQSATFQYEPHHETSQKLMSTFFLEIYPYYMVVYREYFLRDYDVGSGKYYSDVLLYSICALGALQYDDMLSLSDVFSSQAQTLLYSTLDSPDLTTLQALVLLGYREIAVGRASKGWLFCGMAFRLAHEMGLHLDPTNWEGSTESIGDREILRRVYWAAFIADKQLSLYFGRPPALYPGESDVRNTIRLQYPPGWQGLLETYICKGASANEWDNGVALVGSFIYRAELSKIIHVIITDLFENRRGGADPTIIATKTRRIHVSLTKWLSNLPSFLHWNQWTVGQVPHNVLHLHMMFHTIMIILHRPPSHMFEKPGIAESEDVEICYESLQAILRLMRTFSRYYRYRSLPLDFVHTLSTAASTIMMKRFLQKASWSDPDIERALSLITLAMDEIQNTWPCVREVRDVLLQAQQTQATMPPEDPLDAPDLMNGLEASDDDGFFANLGDGDIGTLLTDEFLSAQLPGMGLEPFDFNQMSGPS, encoded by the exons ATGGAGGAACCCCTCTTAGGAGACTCCGTCAAGACGTC CTGTGAGCGATGCCGTCGTCGTAAG ATAAAATGCGATCGAAAACGTCCCTGCACTAGATGTGCCAAGGCGGGGACCGAGTGTATTCTCCAAGGCATTGGAGAAAAGCAGCG TCCTGTTTCGAAGAGCTATATTCAAGCCCTCGAAGGCCAGATAACCGCGCTTGAGCAGGTCATCCGCAAGCTGGCCGTCGCGGACAACGCTGAGCGAGATCAGATCATCTCGGATCTATCCTTGACCACGGGAGCTGCTAATGTCTCGTCATCGGATGGCGGACAGGCTGATCCCAAGTCAGATCCGAGCCTTGCGGCTGCGCGGGTTAGGTCTGGTCAGCTGAGGCGACTGCGAGGAGACAACGCGGCTCAGTTCTTTGGGGGAACAAGCTTACTGCAGATACACTTTTCAAaggattcttcttcttcgtctcccgCTGCGGCGAGTGCTGTGGGCATAGAGTCTTTGGCCATATCGACAGAGGGCTCGAATGCCAATAACAGTCAAAATATTGTTAACAACAGCGTGGATGTGGGCGATCTGTATGGCTACCTCGATGACTATGGTCTTCAGAGTGCGACTTTCCAGTACGAGCCCCACCATGAAACTTCACAGAAGCTCATGTcaaccttcttcttggagatTTATCCATACTACATGGTCGTGTACCGCGAGTATTTCTTGAGAGACTATGATGTCGGGTCTGGGAAATATTACTCCGACGTGCTGCTGTACTCGATATGCGCCCTGGGAGCGCTGCAGTACGACGATATGCTCAGCCTCTCCGACGTCTTCTCGAGCCAGGCTCAGACCCTCCTTTATTCCACCCTCGACAGTCCTGACCTGACGACTCTCCAGGCCCTCGTTCTACTTGGTTATCGCGAGATTGCCGTTGGCCGAGCATCCAAGGGCTGGCTGTTCTGCGGCATGGCTTTCCGCCTCGCACATGAAATGGGCCTCCATCTCGACCCGACCAACTGGGAGGGATCTACCGAGTCGATTGGTGACCGAGAGATTCTGCGGCGAGTCTACTGGGCGGCCTTCATCGCCGACAAGCAGCTCAGCCTCTATTTCGGCCGGCCTCCAGCTCTGTACCCTGGCGAGTCGGATGTGCGGAATACCATCCGGCTGCAATATCCCCCTGGTTGGCAGGGCCTCCTTGAGACGTATATTTGCAAGGGAGCGTCAGCAAACGAGTGGGACAATGGCGTTGCTCTCGTGGGCTCGTTCATTTACAGGGCAGAATTGTCCAAAATTATTCACGTCATCATCACTGACCTGTTTGAGAATCGGAGAGGAGGTGCAGATCCAACCATTATCGCGACAAAGACGCGGAGGATACATGTGTCGTTGACCAAGTGGCTTTCCAATCTGCCCAGCTTTTTGCACTGGAACCAATGGACGGTTGGCCAAGTGCCTCACAACGTTTTACATCTTCa CATGATGTTTCACACCATTATGATAATTCTCCATCGACCACCGTCGCATATGTTTGAGAAGCCGGGCATTGCCGAAAGCGAAGACGTGGAAATCTGCTACGAATCTCTACAGGCAATTCTACGTCTAATGCGAACTTTTTCTCGCTACTACCGCTATAGATCATTACCGTTAGATTTCGTGCACACGCTCTCCACCGCCGCAAGCACAATCATGATGAAGCGCTTCCTCCAGAAGGCGTCGTGGAGCGACCCGGACATTGAGCGTGCGCTGTCGCTCATCACACTGGCCATGGACGAGATCCAGAACACTTGGCCCTGCGTGCGAGAGGTTAGGGACGTGCTCCTGCAGGCGCAGCAGACACAGGCGACGATGCCACCGGAGGATCCTCTGGATGCGCCTGATCTGATGAATGGGCTTGAAGCGAGCGACGATGATGGATTCTTTGCAAATCTAGGAGACGGCGACATTGGCACACTTCTCACAGACGAGTTTTTGAGTGCGCAGCTCCCTGGAATGGGACTGGAGCCATTTGATTTCAATCAGATGTCGGGGCCTTCTTGA
- a CDS encoding uncharacterized protein (EggNog:ENOG41), whose product MDDASAPAEARRSSIEKAPLVLDTPPPFDGLPDEIIEQILLATDPNGFASLMTLNRKWRDVSQRPHVYRYHLARCPSYASSHHKLPSADVENLPKLRRLFASEIKRNLFESYVRPNVTVFKLVSKAISSSSCPGGEGMAFTTSPNGHHVLAYNSSRLYLINAQGSEIDIKREFKLLRRPVSACVSNDANLLAVLSNEMQVDVYDLTQSPPKRKQSLILDNDPRTIALSPCGTVLTAAYDGGIEVQSLSRGASPTERRAVKCDAVDALAFSFDGTQILGTTLHSSPPSTVVITAPYYDPGALAMDQSEENLSAMWTTSILFPNSSRDCSHAVLLQDGSQEEAAWAFAYDRSFETFRAVRIDDLRNGTTHFTGPVPKTASQAKLLPCTLPSATYHGELVSACFHGNEVWIYGVPEDLTAVPDASLAASDTSGLARRNSAQSHSSRSPSIRTQEVVVPTAASARVPQWQILCDKLRNNFVAGHKTSEVIGVSNVKWVSGFGDTSLKERLIVTATGVTGPRLVTEDEDFDFVDGGRIALVDFGYAFTDGTETEVTIEVGSDDAEVLEEEQRDIETDVAIVRRRTVAQRGGRGGSRRASLMRTATVAGIHTSPTSSSQYIVSPISPISTRSADDDDPLVPRTMNRNPVSRPIIQEPIDDEEFLSIEEQEALDAPYAHSSPRSGTTLRRAATVAAANRRLNPRTADGRPIEYRRADGRREHPHESDADNWEPPPPPYQAEDPGDTPAFLRGRAVLASASIPVQTQPYLPVQMPQPPTLAIPPSFQPIPSLGPGVDGVDYSGSAHARSASDSTTVVGRLRIDDGVPLPLSSTSGPLDHEDLYGVSPPTSPVMSHSQDGRSTALSRDSITPQPTSVTSNSSTGAYEGSPAAIVPMLHPEFDFGGPGLGLDTASISTMETNDVSCHLLRRPSNAQTWPMAAPEERRDSNAESETANSALPPAPSSDQMARLIRRASQGNPLNLSGSLLSAQSPQAQRPQPVGGSLTSTANEPDPEIDQPLIISTPGGVGGIFDPPGRRTSRRGDMPIVAPVPRRPRATGGSALPPTVERLETISTGTEPPLEGTLALPTWMRGPPTSPGRQTSNIVNRRPSRAERSAAKNMRDAKKRGWKANAKKRKDEMKRVTAILEEDNNGSVWVDVDAPAAAKDHDKKCSVM is encoded by the exons ATGGACGACGCCTCGGCGCCGGCAGAGGCGCGACGGTCCAGCATCGAAAAGGCGCCCCTCGTCCTTGATACACCCCCGCCGTTCGACGGTCTACCAGACGAAATCATCGAGCA GATACTCCTCGCCACGGATCCCAATGGCTTCGCGTCTCTTATGACCCTCAACCGAAAATGGAGAGATGTATCTCAACGCCCGCACGTCTATCGATACCACCTCGCACGATGTCCGTCATATGCTTCGTCCCATCACAAGCTGCCGAGTGCCGACGTCGAAAACTTGCCCAAGCTACGGCGGCTGTTTGCCAGTGAGATCAAGCGCAACCTCTTCGAATCCTACGTGCGACCGAACGTGACCGTTTTCAAACTCGTATCCAAGGCAATCAGCTCTTCATCATGTCCGGGAGGAGAAGGCATGGCGTTCACCACGTCGCCAAATGGGCATCACGTATTGGCGTATAACTCATCCAGGCTGTACCTTATAAACGCCCAAGGATCGGAGATCGACATAAAGCGCGAGttcaagctgctgcggcgccCGGTATCGGCATGCGTCTCCAACGATGCGAACCTCCTGGCTGTTCTCTCCAACGAGATGCAAGTTGACGTTTACGATCTGACGCAATCCCCACCCAAACGAAAACAGTCCCTGATTCTCGATAACGATCCGAGAACAATTGCGCTGTCGCCCTGCGGCACAGTTCTTACCGCGGCCTATGACGGCGGCATCGAGGTCCAGTCGCTGAGCCGCGGGGCGTCTCCCACCGAAAGGCGTGCCGTCAAGTGCGATGCAGTCGACGCTTTGGCTTTTTCCTTTGATGGCACGCAGATTCTCGGGACAACACTTCACTCATCCCCACCGAGCACGGTCGTCATCACCGCACCATATTATGATCCCGGCGCTCTTGCAATGGACCAAAGCGAGGAGAACCTCAGCGCAATGTGGACCACGTCCATTCTATTTCCCAACTCGAGCCGAGACTGTAGTCATGCCGTGCTGTTGCAGGATGGAAGccaggaggaggctgctTGGGCATTTGCATACGATCGCAGCTTCGAAACCTTTCGTGCCGTTCGAATCGATGATTTGAGAAACGGCACGACGCATTTTACTGGCCCGGTGCCCAAAACAGCCTCCCAGGCCAAGCTTCTTCCTTGTACGCTGCCTTCGGCTACATACCATGGTGAATTGGTGTCTGCTTGCTTCCACGGCAACGAAGTCTGGATTTACGGAGTACCCGAGGACCTGACAGCGGTGCCTGATGCTTCTCTAGCCGCCAGTGATACTTCTGGATTGGCTAGGAGGAATAGCGCTCAGAGCCACTCCTCGCGATCTCCGTCCATCAGGACACAAGAAGTTGTTGTGCCCACAGCTGCCAGTGCCAGAGTTCCCCAGTGGCAGATCCTATGTGATAAGTTGAGAAACAACTTTGTGGCAGGGCACAAGACGTCAGAAGTTATCGGCGTGAGCAATGTGAAATGGGTTTCGGGATTTGGCGATACATCGCTCAAGGAACGACTTATTGTCACTGCTACAGGAGTTACAGGGCCTAGGCTCGTTACCGAAGATGAGGACTTTGACTTCGTTGATGGTGGCAGAATTGCTCTAGTGGATTTCGGCTACGCTTTCACTGACGGAACCGAGACAGAGGTGACTATCGAGGTCGGAAGTGACGATGCCGAAGTTCTCGAAGAGGAGCAACGTGATATAGAAACCGACGTTGCTATTGTGCGACGAAGGACAGTAGCCCAgcgaggggggagggggggttcACGGAGAGCCAGCTTGATGCGTACTGCAACAGTCGCCGGGATTCATACTTCTCCTACTTCGTCTTCTCAATACATTGTTTCACCCATCTCACCCATATCAACTCGAAGcgccgatgacgacgatcCCCTAGTGCCAAGGACGATGAATCGAAACCCTGTCAGCCGCCCGATCATTCAAGAGCCtatcgacgacgaagaatTTTTGTCGATTGAAGAGCAGGAGGCCCTGGATGCCCCATATGCCCACTCTAGTCCGCGATCAGGGACAACTCTGCGCCGAGCAGCTACAGTGGCCGCTGCAAATCGTCGTCTAAACCCGCGGACGGCGGATGGCCGGCCCATAGAATACCGCCGGGCAGACGGTAGGAGGGAACACCCCCATGAGAGTGATGCGGATAATTGggagccaccgccgccgccttaTCAGGCAGAGGATCCAGGCGATACACCTGCCTTTCTGCGCGGCCGTGCTGTGTTGGCGTCTGCCTCGATCCCAGTGCAAACTCAGCCGTACCTACCAGTACAGATGCCTCAACCACCCACTTTGGCGATTCCACCAAGCTTTCAGCCGATCCCAAGTCTCGGGCCCGGCGTTGATGGTGTTGATTATAGCGGATCTGCTCATGCGAGATCCGCCAGCGACTCAACAACTGTGGTAGGCAGGCTACGGATTGATGATGGCGTGCCTCTACCCTTATCAAGCACATCTGGACCACTAGATCATGAGGATCTATATGGAGTATCTCCCCCAACTTCACCAGTTATGTCCCACAGTCAAGACGGTCGATCTACGGCCTTGTCGCGGGATTCCATCACGCCACAGCCTACCTCTGTGACATCAAATTCTTCCACGGGGGCATATGAAGGCAGCCCTGCCGCTATAGTCCCTATGTTGCATCCTGAGTTTGATTTTGGTGGGCCGGGCCTGGGGCTTGACACTGCGTCGATTTCAACAATGGAGACCAACGACGTCTCTTGTCACCTCTTAAGGAGACCCTCTAATGCGCAAACCTGGCCGATGGCTGCTCCGGAAGAAAGACGCGACTCGAATGCTGAAAGCGAAACAGCGAACTCCGCGTTACCACCAGCCCCTAGCTCGGACCAAATGGCCAGGCTCATTAGGAGGGCCAGCCAAGGAAACCCACTTAACCTATCGGGTAGCCTGCTTTCAGCGCAGAGCCCCCAGGCACAGCGACCACAGCCGGTCGGGGGCTCTTTGACCTCCACGGCAAACGAGCCTGACCCTGAAATCGACCAGCCCCTAATTATCAGCACCCCGGGAGGTGTAGGCGGTATCTTCGATCCGCCAGGGCGCAGAACGTCTCGCCGGGGTGATATGCCGATCGTAGCGCCTGTGCCTAGACGCCCTCGCGCGACAGGCGGCTCTGCCCTCCCTCCCACGGTAGAGAGACTGGAAACGATCTCCACTGGCACTGAACCTCCCCTAGAGGGCACTCTCGCCTTGCCGACGTGGATGAGGGGGCCACCTACCTCGCCGGGCAGGCAGACATCGAATATAGTGAATAGACGGCCCAGCCGGGCTGAGAGGAGCGCGGCCAAGAATATGCGTGATGCGAAGAAGCGAGGCTGGAAAGCGAAcgccaagaagaggaaggacgagatgaagagagttactgctattttggAGGAAGATAATAACGGCAGTGTCTGGGTGGACGTGGATGCaccagctgctgcgaagGACCATGATAAAAAATGCAGCGTTATGTGa
- a CDS encoding uncharacterized protein (EggNog:ENOG41) — MTLNRKWRDVSQRPHVYRYHLARCPSYASSHHKLPSADVENLPKLRRLFASEIKRNLFESYVRPNVTVFKLVSKAISSSSCPGGEGMAFTTSPNGHHVLAYNSSRLYLINAQGSEIDIKREFKLLRRPVSACVSNDANLLAVLSNEMQVDVYDLTQSPPKRKQSLILDNDPRTIALSPCGTVLTAAYDGGIEVQSLSRGASPTERRAVKCDAVDALAFSFDGTQILGTTLHSSPPSTVVITAPYYDPGALAMDQSEENLSAMWTTSILFPNSSRDCSHAVLLQDGSQEEAAWAFAYDRSFETFRAVRIDDLRNGTTHFTGPVPKTASQAKLLPCTLPSATYHGELVSACFHGNEVWIYGVPEDLTAVPDASLAASDTSGLARRNSAQSHSSRSPSIRTQEVVVPTAASARVPQWQILCDKLRNNFVAGHKTSEVIGVSNVKWVSGFGDTSLKERLIVTATGVTGPRLVTEDEDFDFVDGGRIALVDFGYAFTDGTETEVTIEVGSDDAEVLEEEQRDIETDVAIVRRRTVAQRGGRGGSRRASLMRTATVAGIHTSPTSSSQYIVSPISPISTRSADDDDPLVPRTMNRNPVSRPIIQEPIDDEEFLSIEEQEALDAPYAHSSPRSGTTLRRAATVAAANRRLNPRTADGRPIEYRRADGRREHPHESDADNWEPPPPPYQAEDPGDTPAFLRGRAVLASASIPVQTQPYLPVQMPQPPTLAIPPSFQPIPSLGPGVDGVDYSGSAHARSASDSTTVVGRLRIDDGVPLPLSSTSGPLDHEDLYGVSPPTSPVMSHSQDGRSTALSRDSITPQPTSVTSNSSTGAYEGSPAAIVPMLHPEFDFGGPGLGLDTASISTMETNDVSCHLLRRPSNAQTWPMAAPEERRDSNAESETANSALPPAPSSDQMARLIRRASQGNPLNLSGSLLSAQSPQAQRPQPVGGSLTSTANEPDPEIDQPLIISTPGGVGGIFDPPGRRTSRRGDMPIVAPVPRRPRATGGSALPPTVERLETISTGTEPPLEGTLALPTWMRGPPTSPGRQTSNIVNRRPSRAERSAAKNMRDAKKRGWKANAKKRKDEMKRVTAILEEDNNGSVWVDVDAPAAAKDHDKKCSVM, encoded by the coding sequence ATGACCCTCAACCGAAAATGGAGAGATGTATCTCAACGCCCGCACGTCTATCGATACCACCTCGCACGATGTCCGTCATATGCTTCGTCCCATCACAAGCTGCCGAGTGCCGACGTCGAAAACTTGCCCAAGCTACGGCGGCTGTTTGCCAGTGAGATCAAGCGCAACCTCTTCGAATCCTACGTGCGACCGAACGTGACCGTTTTCAAACTCGTATCCAAGGCAATCAGCTCTTCATCATGTCCGGGAGGAGAAGGCATGGCGTTCACCACGTCGCCAAATGGGCATCACGTATTGGCGTATAACTCATCCAGGCTGTACCTTATAAACGCCCAAGGATCGGAGATCGACATAAAGCGCGAGttcaagctgctgcggcgccCGGTATCGGCATGCGTCTCCAACGATGCGAACCTCCTGGCTGTTCTCTCCAACGAGATGCAAGTTGACGTTTACGATCTGACGCAATCCCCACCCAAACGAAAACAGTCCCTGATTCTCGATAACGATCCGAGAACAATTGCGCTGTCGCCCTGCGGCACAGTTCTTACCGCGGCCTATGACGGCGGCATCGAGGTCCAGTCGCTGAGCCGCGGGGCGTCTCCCACCGAAAGGCGTGCCGTCAAGTGCGATGCAGTCGACGCTTTGGCTTTTTCCTTTGATGGCACGCAGATTCTCGGGACAACACTTCACTCATCCCCACCGAGCACGGTCGTCATCACCGCACCATATTATGATCCCGGCGCTCTTGCAATGGACCAAAGCGAGGAGAACCTCAGCGCAATGTGGACCACGTCCATTCTATTTCCCAACTCGAGCCGAGACTGTAGTCATGCCGTGCTGTTGCAGGATGGAAGccaggaggaggctgctTGGGCATTTGCATACGATCGCAGCTTCGAAACCTTTCGTGCCGTTCGAATCGATGATTTGAGAAACGGCACGACGCATTTTACTGGCCCGGTGCCCAAAACAGCCTCCCAGGCCAAGCTTCTTCCTTGTACGCTGCCTTCGGCTACATACCATGGTGAATTGGTGTCTGCTTGCTTCCACGGCAACGAAGTCTGGATTTACGGAGTACCCGAGGACCTGACAGCGGTGCCTGATGCTTCTCTAGCCGCCAGTGATACTTCTGGATTGGCTAGGAGGAATAGCGCTCAGAGCCACTCCTCGCGATCTCCGTCCATCAGGACACAAGAAGTTGTTGTGCCCACAGCTGCCAGTGCCAGAGTTCCCCAGTGGCAGATCCTATGTGATAAGTTGAGAAACAACTTTGTGGCAGGGCACAAGACGTCAGAAGTTATCGGCGTGAGCAATGTGAAATGGGTTTCGGGATTTGGCGATACATCGCTCAAGGAACGACTTATTGTCACTGCTACAGGAGTTACAGGGCCTAGGCTCGTTACCGAAGATGAGGACTTTGACTTCGTTGATGGTGGCAGAATTGCTCTAGTGGATTTCGGCTACGCTTTCACTGACGGAACCGAGACAGAGGTGACTATCGAGGTCGGAAGTGACGATGCCGAAGTTCTCGAAGAGGAGCAACGTGATATAGAAACCGACGTTGCTATTGTGCGACGAAGGACAGTAGCCCAgcgaggggggagggggggttcACGGAGAGCCAGCTTGATGCGTACTGCAACAGTCGCCGGGATTCATACTTCTCCTACTTCGTCTTCTCAATACATTGTTTCACCCATCTCACCCATATCAACTCGAAGcgccgatgacgacgatcCCCTAGTGCCAAGGACGATGAATCGAAACCCTGTCAGCCGCCCGATCATTCAAGAGCCtatcgacgacgaagaatTTTTGTCGATTGAAGAGCAGGAGGCCCTGGATGCCCCATATGCCCACTCTAGTCCGCGATCAGGGACAACTCTGCGCCGAGCAGCTACAGTGGCCGCTGCAAATCGTCGTCTAAACCCGCGGACGGCGGATGGCCGGCCCATAGAATACCGCCGGGCAGACGGTAGGAGGGAACACCCCCATGAGAGTGATGCGGATAATTGggagccaccgccgccgccttaTCAGGCAGAGGATCCAGGCGATACACCTGCCTTTCTGCGCGGCCGTGCTGTGTTGGCGTCTGCCTCGATCCCAGTGCAAACTCAGCCGTACCTACCAGTACAGATGCCTCAACCACCCACTTTGGCGATTCCACCAAGCTTTCAGCCGATCCCAAGTCTCGGGCCCGGCGTTGATGGTGTTGATTATAGCGGATCTGCTCATGCGAGATCCGCCAGCGACTCAACAACTGTGGTAGGCAGGCTACGGATTGATGATGGCGTGCCTCTACCCTTATCAAGCACATCTGGACCACTAGATCATGAGGATCTATATGGAGTATCTCCCCCAACTTCACCAGTTATGTCCCACAGTCAAGACGGTCGATCTACGGCCTTGTCGCGGGATTCCATCACGCCACAGCCTACCTCTGTGACATCAAATTCTTCCACGGGGGCATATGAAGGCAGCCCTGCCGCTATAGTCCCTATGTTGCATCCTGAGTTTGATTTTGGTGGGCCGGGCCTGGGGCTTGACACTGCGTCGATTTCAACAATGGAGACCAACGACGTCTCTTGTCACCTCTTAAGGAGACCCTCTAATGCGCAAACCTGGCCGATGGCTGCTCCGGAAGAAAGACGCGACTCGAATGCTGAAAGCGAAACAGCGAACTCCGCGTTACCACCAGCCCCTAGCTCGGACCAAATGGCCAGGCTCATTAGGAGGGCCAGCCAAGGAAACCCACTTAACCTATCGGGTAGCCTGCTTTCAGCGCAGAGCCCCCAGGCACAGCGACCACAGCCGGTCGGGGGCTCTTTGACCTCCACGGCAAACGAGCCTGACCCTGAAATCGACCAGCCCCTAATTATCAGCACCCCGGGAGGTGTAGGCGGTATCTTCGATCCGCCAGGGCGCAGAACGTCTCGCCGGGGTGATATGCCGATCGTAGCGCCTGTGCCTAGACGCCCTCGCGCGACAGGCGGCTCTGCCCTCCCTCCCACGGTAGAGAGACTGGAAACGATCTCCACTGGCACTGAACCTCCCCTAGAGGGCACTCTCGCCTTGCCGACGTGGATGAGGGGGCCACCTACCTCGCCGGGCAGGCAGACATCGAATATAGTGAATAGACGGCCCAGCCGGGCTGAGAGGAGCGCGGCCAAGAATATGCGTGATGCGAAGAAGCGAGGCTGGAAAGCGAAcgccaagaagaggaaggacgagatgaagagagttactgctattttggAGGAAGATAATAACGGCAGTGTCTGGGTGGACGTGGATGCaccagctgctgcgaagGACCATGATAAAAAATGCAGCGTTATGTGa